One Gammaproteobacteria bacterium DNA segment encodes these proteins:
- the ligD gene encoding non-homologous end-joining DNA ligase, producing MKRIMVGGRDIELKNLNKVWFPDAGISKGDVVDYYLDLADIMMMHLSERPLTLQRFPDGIDAEGFYQQQRPDYFPAWVEGVSLPRAGGGDDKVHHIVCGDAPTLVYLANQGVITFHGWLSRAGQPHHPDRLVFDLDPAGDDFTPVRAAARRVAGLMTDLGMTPFVMTTGSRGLHVVAPLDGSGDFDAARACAHAMAARLAREYPDELTTEQRKDKREGRLYLDVMRNAYGQTAVVPYALRPLPGAPVATPLDWDELDRSELGPQRYHLGNLRQRLGQKQDPWRDMNRHRVAVARARERLDGGR from the coding sequence ATGAAGCGCATCATGGTGGGGGGGCGGGACATCGAGCTCAAAAACCTGAATAAGGTATGGTTTCCCGACGCCGGTATCTCCAAGGGGGACGTCGTGGACTACTATCTCGACCTCGCCGACATCATGATGATGCACCTGTCGGAACGCCCCCTGACCCTGCAGCGCTTCCCAGACGGCATCGACGCCGAGGGTTTTTATCAGCAGCAACGGCCGGACTATTTCCCCGCCTGGGTCGAGGGGGTGTCTCTGCCGCGTGCCGGTGGCGGGGACGATAAGGTGCACCACATCGTGTGTGGCGACGCCCCGACCCTGGTCTACCTCGCCAACCAGGGCGTCATCACCTTCCACGGCTGGCTGTCCCGCGCCGGGCAGCCTCACCATCCCGACCGGCTGGTGTTCGACCTCGACCCCGCCGGTGACGATTTCACCCCCGTCAGGGCCGCGGCCCGGCGGGTTGCCGGGCTCATGACCGACCTCGGCATGACCCCTTTCGTGATGACCACCGGCTCGCGGGGCCTCCACGTGGTGGCCCCGCTGGACGGTAGTGGCGACTTCGATGCCGCCCGGGCCTGCGCCCATGCCATGGCCGCGCGGTTGGCGCGCGAGTATCCCGACGAACTCACCACCGAGCAACGCAAGGATAAGCGGGAGGGCCGCCTTTATCTCGATGTGATGCGCAACGCCTATGGCCAGACCGCGGTGGTGCCCTACGCCCTGCGGCCCCTGCCGGGGGCACCGGTGGCCACGCCCCTGGACTGGGACGAGCTGGACCGATCGGAGCTAGGGCCGCAGCGCTACCATCTCGGCAACCTGCGCCAGCGTCTCGGCCAGAAGCAGGACCCGTGGCGGGACATGAACCGCCACCGCGTCGCAGTGGCGAGGGCGAGGGAACGTCTCGACGGCGGGCGGTGA
- a CDS encoding DNA polymerase ligase N-terminal domain-containing protein, with translation MSDKLKAYRGKRDFRKTAEPAGDDTPHQGGRRFVIQKHAARNLHYDFRLQVDNVLVSWAVPKGPSTDPRTRRLAIRTEDHPLDYATFEGVIPEGEYGAGTVLVWDQGEYRNLRAEKDDDGTDMAGALEEGLVEVWLEGDKLKGGYALKRIRGGHKPQWLLIKMDDDEADARRRPTSTQPESVQTGRGLEDVADEEDGA, from the coding sequence ATGTCCGACAAACTCAAGGCCTACCGCGGCAAGCGGGATTTCCGCAAGACGGCGGAGCCGGCGGGTGACGATACGCCGCACCAAGGCGGCCGCCGCTTCGTCATCCAGAAGCACGCCGCCCGCAACCTCCACTACGACTTTCGCCTGCAGGTGGACAACGTGCTGGTGTCCTGGGCGGTGCCCAAGGGACCGTCCACGGATCCGCGTACCCGCCGCCTCGCCATTCGCACCGAAGACCATCCCCTGGACTACGCCACCTTCGAGGGCGTCATCCCGGAGGGCGAATATGGCGCCGGTACGGTGCTGGTGTGGGACCAGGGCGAGTACCGCAACCTGCGGGCGGAGAAAGACGACGATGGGACGGACATGGCCGGGGCCCTCGAAGAGGGGCTGGTGGAGGTGTGGCTGGAGGGGGACAAGCTTAAGGGGGGGTATGCTCTGAAGCGCATCCGCGGCGGCCACAAGCCTCAATGGCTGCTCATCAAGATGGATGACGACGAGGCCGACGCCCGCCGGCGGCCCACCAGCACCCAGCCGGAGTCGGTGCAGACGGGACGCGGACTCGAAGACGTGGCTGACGAAGAGGACGGTGCCTGA
- a CDS encoding MFS transporter yields the protein MYHKSRIESLYDLISGDEDARVCKDIPDSACNHQPHNFFTYLGANLLSKVADEIASARLVLPWLLGVLGTPAVFIGFLVPIREAGVLIPQLAVAAYIRGLAIRKWVWVAGAALSAVALLLMGLAGLVLEGTTAGWAVTATLVMFSLARGLCSVAAKDVLGKAVSKSRRGRLMGLATSAAGLATLAIGLVVEFQARGDGDQFLVAGLLLLAAAMWLPAIGLFAAIREAPGATSGGGNALGEALRNLALLKTDPVFRRYVIGRIWLLAVALAAPFYVLLAQSRTDGEVSGLGLLMIAGALAASISAPVWGWLGDLSSRRVMAAAAALAGVLGIGTWFLAATPWLDHGYVHAALFLVLNVAHSGVRLGRKVYLVDLGSQDNRAAMVAVSNTVIGIAMLGAGAVGLLADVVGTAEVILLLGVLSLVAAAYTLRLPEVSD from the coding sequence ATGTATCACAAGAGCCGCATCGAGAGCCTCTACGACCTCATCAGCGGGGATGAGGACGCCCGGGTCTGCAAGGACATTCCGGACTCCGCCTGCAATCACCAGCCCCATAATTTCTTCACCTACCTGGGCGCCAACCTCCTCAGCAAGGTGGCGGACGAGATCGCCAGCGCCCGGCTGGTATTGCCCTGGCTGTTGGGGGTGCTGGGCACGCCGGCGGTGTTCATTGGCTTCCTGGTGCCCATCCGCGAGGCGGGAGTGCTGATACCCCAGCTGGCCGTGGCCGCCTATATCCGGGGCCTGGCCATTCGCAAGTGGGTATGGGTAGCCGGCGCCGCCCTGTCGGCGGTGGCCCTGCTGCTGATGGGGCTGGCGGGACTCGTCCTGGAGGGCACCACGGCGGGCTGGGCCGTCACCGCCACCCTGGTGATGTTCAGCCTCGCCCGCGGCCTGTGCTCGGTGGCAGCCAAGGACGTGCTGGGCAAGGCGGTCTCCAAGAGCCGGCGCGGGCGCCTCATGGGCCTGGCCACCTCGGCGGCGGGGCTGGCCACCCTGGCCATCGGGCTGGTGGTGGAATTCCAGGCCCGGGGCGACGGCGACCAGTTCCTGGTGGCGGGCCTGCTGCTGCTGGCGGCCGCCATGTGGCTCCCGGCTATCGGCCTGTTCGCCGCCATCCGCGAGGCCCCCGGGGCCACCAGCGGCGGCGGCAACGCCCTGGGGGAGGCCCTGCGCAACCTCGCCCTGCTGAAGACCGACCCGGTGTTCCGGCGTTATGTCATCGGCCGCATCTGGCTGCTGGCGGTGGCCCTGGCCGCGCCCTTCTATGTGCTGCTGGCCCAATCCCGCACCGACGGCGAGGTGAGCGGCCTCGGCCTGCTGATGATCGCGGGCGCTTTAGCCGCCAGTATCAGTGCCCCCGTGTGGGGCTGGCTGGGGGACCTCTCCAGTCGCCGGGTGATGGCCGCCGCCGCGGCCCTGGCCGGCGTACTGGGTATCGGCACGTGGTTTCTGGCCGCCACGCCGTGGCTGGATCATGGCTACGTCCATGCCGCCCTGTTCCTGGTGCTCAACGTGGCCCACAGCGGTGTGCGCCTGGGGCGCAAGGTCTATCTGGTGGACCTCGGCTCCCAGGACAACCGCGCCGCCATGGTGGCGGTGAGCAACACCGTCATCGGCATCGCCATGCTGGGGGCCGGGGCGGTGGGCCTGCTCGCCGACGTGGTGGGTACGGCGGAGGTGATCCTGCTGCTGGGGGTGCTGTCCCTGGTGGCCGCCGCCTATACCCTGCGACTGCCCGAGGTCTCCGACTGA
- a CDS encoding rhodanese-like domain-containing protein, translating into MKISILAGILAVSPYLVQAATPVQPLVDGNWIKANGCNAGVVVLDIRSEKIDGQSAGDYRKGHVPCAVHTDYHTAGWRTKVDNVPGMLAPVDKLEALIGALGIDNDTHVVISPRGNSAKSMGAATRVYWTLKVLGHDPVSILDGGTESYAANKTNVLEPGERKPQPKSFRATLRSDMLVGRDEVQRALAERTGLVDYRGPDQFLGINRHAKVKQRGTLPGAANLPIEWLTIDNTGRYRSTRGLEEVYRLAKVPTDEGHIAFCNTGHNSAMGWFVASELLGNKDVRAYDGSMADWTRQDQPVVDRRINVAD; encoded by the coding sequence ATGAAAATATCAATTCTGGCCGGCATTCTTGCCGTCTCGCCCTACCTCGTCCAGGCCGCTACGCCGGTGCAGCCGCTGGTCGACGGGAATTGGATCAAGGCTAATGGCTGCAATGCCGGCGTGGTCGTACTGGACATCCGCAGCGAGAAGATCGACGGCCAATCGGCCGGCGACTATCGCAAGGGCCATGTACCCTGCGCGGTTCACACCGACTACCATACCGCTGGCTGGCGGACCAAGGTCGACAATGTGCCCGGCATGCTGGCGCCGGTCGACAAGCTGGAGGCGCTGATCGGCGCTCTGGGCATCGACAACGACACCCATGTCGTCATCAGCCCGCGCGGTAACAGCGCAAAGAGTATGGGTGCGGCGACCCGCGTTTACTGGACCCTCAAGGTGCTAGGCCACGACCCGGTCTCGATCCTCGACGGCGGTACCGAGAGTTATGCCGCCAACAAGACGAACGTGCTCGAACCGGGTGAGCGCAAGCCGCAACCCAAGAGCTTCAGGGCCACGCTGCGCAGCGATATGCTGGTCGGCCGCGACGAGGTGCAGCGCGCCCTGGCGGAGCGCACCGGCCTGGTCGACTACCGCGGGCCGGACCAGTTTCTCGGCATCAACCGCCACGCCAAGGTCAAACAACGCGGCACATTGCCCGGCGCGGCCAACCTGCCGATCGAGTGGCTGACGATCGACAACACCGGCCGCTATCGCAGCACGCGTGGTCTGGAGGAGGTCTATCGCTTGGCCAAGGTGCCAACGGACGAGGGCCACATCGCGTTCTGTAACACCGGCCACAACTCGGCGATGGGCTGGTTCGTCGCCAGCGAACTGCTCGGCAACAAGGACGTGCGCGCCTACGACGGCTCGATGGCGGACTGGACGCGCCAGGACCAGCCGGTGGTCGATCGGCGGATAAACGTTGCCGACTGA
- a CDS encoding group II intron maturase-specific domain-containing protein — translation MADLNPMLRGWFVYFQHAHPWTFPRVDGFVRRRLRALLRKQQKRPGAGHCQSDHLRWPNAFFAAAGLFTMTEARTLASQSR, via the coding sequence GTGGCCGACCTGAACCCGATGCTGCGTGGCTGGTTCGTGTATTTCCAGCACGCGCACCCGTGGACCTTTCCTCGCGTGGACGGTTTTGTCCGACGTCGATTACGGGCGCTGTTGCGCAAGCAGCAGAAGCGCCCGGGAGCGGGTCATTGTCAGTCCGACCATCTCCGCTGGCCGAACGCGTTCTTCGCTGCGGCTGGGCTTTTCACCATGACCGAAGCCCGGACGTTGGCGAGCCAATCCCGATGA
- a CDS encoding tetratricopeptide repeat protein, with protein sequence MAHNSVLAYRGSAESESVIGGEVGARFIVKGSVQRAGRRLRINVNLVDVVEGHNRWSERYDRELADIFRIQDEITAQVVAALQIELAPGERQRVIRRYATSVEVYDELLRGLDLLGRRASADNLQARAHFERAIELDPRFARAYAGLALTYALHAVYGHGARVTESLARAEAVARQGLAIDGNLPQLRYALATVELYKGNPAAAIAEVSHALELRPSYADAHALLAWILHFAGRPVEGLEAMSQAIALNPRVPALYRTVKAALHYELGQLEQALQLLEESVGINPDLLLTRLFLAAVYAATGQLDAARWQVEEIRALDPAFALDLDYGFPIRDPQYRERFLNDLARAGLAER encoded by the coding sequence ATGGCGCACAATTCGGTGCTCGCCTATCGCGGCAGCGCCGAATCGGAAAGCGTCATCGGAGGCGAAGTCGGGGCGCGCTTCATCGTCAAGGGTAGCGTGCAGCGTGCCGGCAGGCGGCTGCGCATCAACGTGAACCTGGTCGACGTGGTCGAGGGACACAACCGCTGGAGCGAGCGCTACGACCGCGAACTCGCCGATATTTTCCGCATCCAGGACGAGATCACCGCGCAGGTGGTCGCGGCACTGCAGATCGAGTTGGCCCCGGGGGAGCGGCAACGCGTGATCCGGCGGTACGCCACGAGCGTTGAGGTCTACGACGAGTTGCTGCGCGGGCTTGATTTGCTGGGCCGCCGCGCGAGCGCGGACAACCTGCAGGCCAGGGCACATTTCGAGCGGGCGATCGAACTCGACCCGCGTTTTGCCCGGGCCTATGCCGGGCTGGCGCTGACCTACGCGCTGCACGCGGTCTATGGCCACGGGGCGAGGGTGACAGAGTCGCTCGCGCGCGCCGAAGCGGTCGCGCGCCAGGGGCTGGCGATCGACGGTAATCTGCCGCAGCTGCGCTATGCGCTCGCGACAGTCGAGCTGTACAAGGGCAATCCGGCGGCAGCCATCGCCGAAGTGTCACACGCGCTCGAGCTGCGGCCGAGCTATGCCGACGCCCACGCGCTGCTGGCCTGGATCCTGCACTTCGCCGGGCGCCCCGTTGAAGGCCTGGAGGCAATGAGCCAGGCGATTGCACTGAACCCGCGGGTGCCTGCCCTCTACCGCACGGTGAAGGCCGCACTGCATTACGAATTGGGGCAGTTGGAGCAGGCGTTGCAGTTGCTTGAGGAGTCGGTCGGAATCAACCCGGACCTGTTGCTCACCCGCCTGTTTCTGGCTGCGGTTTACGCCGCGACCGGCCAGTTGGATGCCGCGCGCTGGCAGGTCGAGGAGATCCGCGCCCTGGATCCGGCTTTCGCACTCGATCTCGACTATGGCTTTCCGATCCGCGACCCGCAGTATCGGGAGCGCTTCCTCAACGACCTGGCGCGCGCGGGTCTGGCCGAGCGGTGA